The region TGCAGCAGCTTCAGAACAAGTTACGGACGGCGAACCTCGAGAGCAATACCGAGGCGATGAAGTTGCGATCGCTCAGCGAAGAATTCACCCGCTATCAAGAAAATGTCGATCTTTTATTGTCCTAACCTATGGCTGCGCCGCAAAATCCATTGACCCGAACCTTTGCCTCTGTGGCTATTTTGCTAGCCTCTTTAGGTATCGCTTACATTCCTATTCCGGGGCTGCAGCAGACGATTGTGGTGGTTAGCGGTACTGAGCTGCAGGAGCCGTTGCAGAAGCTGCAAGAACGCTTTCAGCAAGCCAATCCTTCGATTCAGATTGATCTCAAGTTTCAGGGATCTCAAGATCTGGTTAATAACTATGTTGATGACAAAAATGACTTTAAGCCCACGGTCCTGATTCCTGCTAATGGTGAGCTGCTGGCAGAGCTGGAGTCTCGCTGGCAGTCGCAGCAGGGGGGGACAGCGTTCCAGGATAAGCCCCAGCCGATTGCTAAAACTCGATTAGTTGCGATCGCATGGCCCCAACGCGGTAAAGCTCTGTTCCCTAACGGCACCTTTCAGTGGTCGCGTCTAGAGGTTGCTCTGCAGAAACGCAACTGGTCTGAGATTGGCGGTTCGCAGGACTGGGGTAGCTTTGACTTCATCACCACTGACCCAACCCGCTCCAATAGTGGGCAGCTAACGCTCAGTCTCTGGGCACAGGACAAAGTTGGCACTTCAAACCTCAATCCCGCTAACCTGTCTAGCCCGACGGTACAAACCCTGGTGAATGAGATTAAGCGCTCGGTTTATCAGCCGCCCAGATCGACAGACGTGCTGCTGCGGGAGTTTATTACCCGTGGTCCCAACGATGCTGATATCGCCACCGTTTATGAAAGCATTGCCCTCTATCGCTGGAGTCAGTCTAAGACTTCGCGGGGCGAAGCCTACCAAATCTACTATCTCAACCCCACGATTGAGACCGTCGCTACTGCAGCGATTGTGCGGCGAGAGGTAGGCGATGGTGAAAAGAAAGCTGCTCGAACTTGGCTCAAGTTTTTGGCTGAGCCAGATCAGCAGGCTGTCTTTGTTGAGTATGGTTTTCGGCCTACAACGCCAGGTGTCAAGATCGAGGCGATTCCGAATAACCCTTGGCAGCAAGACATTCCAGGAGCCAAAGTGGATTTCAACGGGCAGGTTACGCCGCCGCCCGATCGACCCACTGTGACAGAGTTGATTCGACTGTGGCAGCGCGGCAGCTAAAAAGTTTCCTCTCTCCTGATACCGAACACGCGATATCTGCATACCTGGTGGCGTATCTGGACACTGCTGAATGGCACGGTTGGTTGCTTAGGATTTTGCCGCCAGACGTTATCACTGATCTCTAACGAGCCTGGAATATCCCTCAAGCGATTGTCATAAATATATTTTGAGTTGTTTCAGCATCATAAATAGGGTTTTTAGCAACTAACTGCTTTTATGAATTCCTTAAAATATAGACAGACAGCAGAGTAAGAGAGTTCTGAATAAGTTGAGCTCTCTTTGAAGGAGAAGCGTGATGCAAGAGCATGTATTGCCAACCCAGCCATCAATGTCGCGGCGGCAGCTTCTAAATTTTCTGGCCGGGACAACCGTGGCGGCGGCAGCGGGTGCAATCCTGTATCCAGCCGCAAAGTTTTTCGTACCGCAGGCAGAGGAAGATGCTGATGGGAGCAGGGTTGCCAAAGATATATTGGGTAACCCCATCCCTGTCAGCCAGTTGCTTGCTGAGCCGCCCGGAACCCGTGCCCTTGTTGCAGGCTTGGCCGGAGAACCCACCTACCTCACGGTGTTGGATAATGACCAACTTGATGATCGGGGTATTGTCGATAACTGTACCCATCTGGGCTGCACCTTTCCTTGGAACGGGATAGACCAACAGTTTCAATGTCCGTGTCATGGCTCTCGATTTGCGGCTGACGGTTCTGTTGAGCGGGGGCCTGCCGATCGTCCGCTCAAGCTGGTCCATATTCAAGTTGAGGATGAGCACATCAAAATCGTTCCCTGGACCGAAGCTGATCCTCGGACAGGGCGGCGTCCCTGGTGGGTTGCGTGAATTAACTAAAGAGACTTGATTGATTCGTCCTTAATAAAGGACTGAATGCTGAAGTGCAATAGACATTTACGTGCAATGTTGCGATCTCCACATTCCTGGCGGAATGTCTAGGTGTCGTTTAAAGGCACGGCTGAAGGCCGCTAGGTTCTCATAGCCGACCTCTGAGGCAATCTCGCTGATATTTTTTTCAGTGCTATTTAGAAGGCGACTGGCGACGTGAATTCTCCACTTTGAGACATAGCTCATCGGGCTTTCGCCGAGCGTATCTTTGAAGCGAGCCGCGAATCGAGAAGGAGACAGCGCTACCTGTTGAGCGAGCGTATCCACTGACCAATCTCCGCCGGGTTGAGCGTGAATGAGGGCCAAGGCACGGCTAATGATTGGATCTCGAACACCCTTTAGCCAACTGGGTTCTTGGGGCTGCAGTCTAGCCATATAAGATCGGACAGCCCCTGCACAGAGTAGTTCTAACAGTCGCTCAACCATAAAGTTGCTTCCGGGTGCGCGTTGCTCCAGTTCTTGAACAATTAAGTTGGCGACGCCCGATAAATTCTGGAAGGTCTCGGCTTGGGAGATGGGGGCGTGGAGAACGGATGGAAGGGACGCAAACAGAGGGTTGAGATGGGTATCATGCAGGTAAAATACGCCACACAAGCAGACGAGAGAGCCTCGGGTACCTGTTGAGCAACGAAATGGAATCGGTTCGCCCAATAAAATGTTCTCTACCGGCAGCCTGGGTGGATTGACGCCCTGGGAAATTTGGTGGGCAGTGCCGCTAAAGCAAATCACCATTTCTCCGGCTTCAACCACCAGTGGAGACTGCTCGTGAGATGCATCTGCCGAGACTAGCTCAAGGTGCCCTCGCTCAACTAGATGAAAAGCGACGGCTCGTGTGCCCCTTTCAACATTCAGCAGCTGTCCCAGCTCGCCAGCATCTGGGAGCGTGATTGCCCAAGGCGCGGTGTACGACTCGTGGAGCAGTAGGCTGCCACAAATGTGGAGGGAGTCTAGAACATCGCTTAAAATATCGAGCTCGGAATTCATTGCAGTTGTTTCGGCAAAATAAACAGTCTTTTTAATGATTTATTCTCTTGCCTGCCTCCATTAAACTGCGTGGGTGGTGCAAAGGTGTCGGTGTACTGTCTAATCTTTTGAGGAGAATCGCAACATGACAACTGAAATCTTTTGGCTAACCCTGACCGTGACGATGACGGCTCTCTTTTGGATGCCCTACGTTGTCAACCGGATGCTAGAGATGGGGGTGATGGGTGTTGTGGGTAATCCTGCATCTGATACGGTCCCGAAGGCGGCATGGGCGGAGCGCATGACCCATGCCCATGCTAATGCAGTCGAAAATCTTGTGGTTTTCGCACCATTGGTTTTGGGGGTTGCGATCGCAAACCTTTCCACGCCCACCACCATTGCTGCCTGCCAGCTTTACTTCTTTGCGCGGGCCGCTCACTACGTTATCTATACTCTAGGCATTCCCTTCCTACGCACGGTTGCATTTGCTGCCGGATTTGTAGCTCAGATAACCCTTGCTGTAAACATACTCGGAGCTGCCTAGCAATGAGAATGAAGACCTTGTCCCACGAGATTGATCTCCGCACCCGTTCAGAATCTTTTTAAGGTATGGCTTGGGCAGAGATCTTTTTGTCGGCGGTTGGCTGGCTGATCCTTCTCTGCTGGCTTGCCTGCTTCAAGTTAACGGAGGCTGTGGCTAGTTTGGGTGGCTGTCTTGAAGGTGCGCTTGAAACGTCTGAGAATGTCCTATAGAAACCATTTTAGATCTCTACGCATTAGCTGCAAGCCTCTTGAGCATTAGCCTAATGAAGCAAAGGTTGAGCTGCTCGGTTGCGTGAGGCAAGGTTCTTTCAAAGTTCTTCACCAAGCTCTTACATCTTTCCATCCAAGCATTAGAGCGTTCAATGACCCACCGAGTCGCCGCCGGGACAAATCCAGTTTTCCCTTGAGCAGCTTTCTGTGCTTTAGACGGCTTGGGCGATAGCTCAAACCTGATTTTGCGCATGATTTGGGGATACACTTTCTCTAGCGCGTCGGTTAACGTCTGCAGATGATGGCCGTTGTCTAGCAAGAGCGTTATTTTAGGAATGTTCACTGGCTTAGCGCGAAAATAATCGATGTTTTCAATCAACATCTCCAGCAAGCCAGCATCATCTGAGAGGTTTGCAGCCGTGCAGTGGGTAAAGAAGGGTATCAACCACTAGATGCCGCTTTATCCCATCGGTGGCCTTGTAGAAACAGAAGCCTTTGGAATCAATAGAGGCATTGCAGGTGTTTTTGACCGCTCGGGAGTCAGCCATCATCAATGTCGTCCATTTAGGCTTTTTTTACCTGTACTCGGACCTGCTCATGGAGCAACGTCGTCAACTTTTCAATGGCGCCTGCCTGACGCCACTGATTGTAATGCCAGAATACCGTTGAATAAGGCGGCAAGTCTTTGGGTAAGTCTTGCCAATTACAACCATTCTTGAGTCGATAGAGCACCCCATCAATGAGGTCACGATAGGTCCAACTGAGCGGACGAGTCGTTTGCTTAAGAGGCAGAACTTCTGGCAACAGCGGTTCTAGGATTTCCCATTCTGCATCGGTCAGACTGCTCAAATAGGCCATGATACTTGCCGGAGACGACATCCATCATTCCTGCGGATATATCGAAAGATCTCAAATGGATTCTATATCCTCTGGCTTCAAACCCGGATCACCAAAAGAGGACAAGATCCCGAAAATGTGAGTCCAACTAAGCTCAAATGTTTTGTTGAACTTGCCTGCAGATGTGAAACAAAACAACTCAGGTACATTTAGTGCTGGATCAGAATGACCGCAGCTTGTTTTGCACGCACAGCTGGATCTGAATTCCCTTGCATCACTGTCTCTACAACTGCGCCTTTAAGTAGAATCATCAACTGAGAGGTGAGAATATCAGGCTCAGGAAGCTGGGCATCTCTTACCAAAGTCGACAGAAAATCAGCAACCGCTTGCATGTGGTCAAGGCAAACCTGATAGGCGGGATGCCCAGAGTCAAAAAGTTCAATAGAGGTGTTGATAAAAGCGCAACCGTGAAAATCTGGCTGCTCGAACCATTCTTTGTAAACATCGAAGACGGCCAGGATGCGATCGCAAGGTTCTGTCGCCAATTCCTCCACCCTTGTATGCAGCCAGGCTAGCCAATTTTCAGTCCGCTCTTCCAGATAGGTGGCAATCAGCACATCCTTCGATTTGAAGTGCTTGTAAAGCGACATTTTGGCAACACCGGATTCGGCAATAATGCGATCAATACCAACGCCACGAACACCCTCCTGATAAAACAGCTCAGAGGCGGTTGACAGGATGCGATCGCGAACAGATGGCCGCGCAGATTTTGTAGTTGCCATGGGCTCTTTTGATAGACAGACTTGTCTGTATCCTAGCATGGCCCCCACTAAAAACGTCTGCTATCTACAGGCGCGCAGCGGAATGAGAACCATAAACCAATAGAGATTTCCGCAAAATATTGACAGTAGACAGACTTGTCTGTATGTTTTAACTATACAAACCTGTCTGTCTAATCAATTGCATGGAGATATCGCAATGATCAAGAAGAACAGATTACGACTTCTGATCAGCTTTGGTGCAGGCTTTATATCGGTCTTGCTTTTGCATCAGGGTGTACTGGCCCTGCTGAACAGAGTGGAGTTTATCCCGGTATCACCCTACTCATTGAAGTCAACCCAACCTCTGGGCATTCCACAGGTC is a window of Acaryochloris thomasi RCC1774 DNA encoding:
- a CDS encoding AraC family transcriptional regulator, giving the protein MNSELDILSDVLDSLHICGSLLLHESYTAPWAITLPDAGELGQLLNVERGTRAVAFHLVERGHLELVSADASHEQSPLVVEAGEMVICFSGTAHQISQGVNPPRLPVENILLGEPIPFRCSTGTRGSLVCLCGVFYLHDTHLNPLFASLPSVLHAPISQAETFQNLSGVANLIVQELEQRAPGSNFMVERLLELLCAGAVRSYMARLQPQEPSWLKGVRDPIISRALALIHAQPGGDWSVDTLAQQVALSPSRFAARFKDTLGESPMSYVSKWRIHVASRLLNSTEKNISEIASEVGYENLAAFSRAFKRHLDIPPGMWRSQHCT
- a CDS encoding transposase, yielding MSSPASIMAYLSSLTDAEWEILEPLLPEVLPLKQTTRPLSWTYRDLIDGVLYRLKNGCNWQDLPKDLPPYSTVFWHYNQWRQAGAIEKLTTLLHEQVRVQVKKA
- a CDS encoding TetR/AcrR family transcriptional regulator; this translates as MATTKSARPSVRDRILSTASELFYQEGVRGVGIDRIIAESGVAKMSLYKHFKSKDVLIATYLEERTENWLAWLHTRVEELATEPCDRILAVFDVYKEWFEQPDFHGCAFINTSIELFDSGHPAYQVCLDHMQAVADFLSTLVRDAQLPEPDILTSQLMILLKGAVVETVMQGNSDPAVRAKQAAVILIQH
- the petC gene encoding cytochrome b6-f complex iron-sulfur subunit codes for the protein MQEHVLPTQPSMSRRQLLNFLAGTTVAAAAGAILYPAAKFFVPQAEEDADGSRVAKDILGNPIPVSQLLAEPPGTRALVAGLAGEPTYLTVLDNDQLDDRGIVDNCTHLGCTFPWNGIDQQFQCPCHGSRFAADGSVERGPADRPLKLVHIQVEDEHIKIVPWTEADPRTGRRPWWVA
- a CDS encoding MAPEG family protein, yielding MTTEIFWLTLTVTMTALFWMPYVVNRMLEMGVMGVVGNPASDTVPKAAWAERMTHAHANAVENLVVFAPLVLGVAIANLSTPTTIAACQLYFFARAAHYVIYTLGIPFLRTVAFAAGFVAQITLAVNILGAA
- a CDS encoding substrate-binding domain-containing protein, with product MAAPQNPLTRTFASVAILLASLGIAYIPIPGLQQTIVVVSGTELQEPLQKLQERFQQANPSIQIDLKFQGSQDLVNNYVDDKNDFKPTVLIPANGELLAELESRWQSQQGGTAFQDKPQPIAKTRLVAIAWPQRGKALFPNGTFQWSRLEVALQKRNWSEIGGSQDWGSFDFITTDPTRSNSGQLTLSLWAQDKVGTSNLNPANLSSPTVQTLVNEIKRSVYQPPRSTDVLLREFITRGPNDADIATVYESIALYRWSQSKTSRGEAYQIYYLNPTIETVATAAIVRREVGDGEKKAARTWLKFLAEPDQQAVFVEYGFRPTTPGVKIEAIPNNPWQQDIPGAKVDFNGQVTPPPDRPTVTELIRLWQRGS